From Oncorhynchus mykiss isolate Arlee chromosome 6, USDA_OmykA_1.1, whole genome shotgun sequence, the proteins below share one genomic window:
- the LOC118964889 gene encoding uncharacterized protein LOC118964889 isoform X1 — MSLAQGAKVLARVSEDRISCSSSSSVFSDTVSLFTKVMVSQVMYSVDSDAESRGSSPTESLQTSETTISDVGNLLSGKSSPRLSPSGSIMATSETSNAAQILKANIDGEEVDTTSHSGVAQNIVRDDMSTSPDMVKDVTLPTPSSDNLGGDDDVTGLISMLVMRILTEIQTPAEDYPVDVTRKSQDLIPKVMEVFCAWSGCSETQAYPENLRIHKVYRVVYKNLLEEFGSEKILQQAVSTQDSSFDRILVKSLSEALLHRCNEALRAASRTSVKTTGPKAFPLAEDVRASSGKLSFLQRLVRLTSNLKLFKKGNKKDSHRSESEQVQTTAEDGMLPSIVPHAAMSALPKDLPASSQQETPHKRPLLVRMFSAISKGLFKPFKQSLKTK; from the exons atgagtttggctcagggGGCCAAGGTGTTGGCTAGAGTGTCTGAAGATAGAATTTCAtgctcttcttcttcatcagtaTTTAGTGACACAGTCAGTCTCTTTACCAAAGTTATGGTAAGCCAGGTCATGTACTCTGTGGATTCTGATGCAGAAAGTAGAGGATCCTCTCCAACTGAATCTCTCCAAACATCTGAAACCACTATATCTGATGTAGGCAATCTATTGAGTGGCAAGTCCTCCCCTCGGCTGTCTCCTTCTGGCTCCATTATGGCAACAAGCGAGACCTCCAATGCAGCACAAATCTTGAAGGCCAACATTGATGGAGAGGAAGTGGATACCACCAGTCATTCTGGTGTAGCTCAAAACATTGTCAGGGACGATATGTCAACCAGCCCAGACATGGTCAAAGATGTCACACTTCCAACCCCATCCTCTGATAACTTGGGCGGTGATGATGACGTCACcggcctcatcagcatgttagtAATGAGAATTCTAACAGAAATCCAAACCCCAGCAGAAGATTACCCAGTTGACGTCACACGCAAGTCACAAGACCTGATCCCTAAAGTTATGGAGGTcttctgtgcatggtcaggctgctctgagacaCAAGCCTATCCAGAGAACTTGAGGATTCATAAAGTCTACAGAGTCGTCTATAAAAATCTGTTGGAGGAGTTTGGCTCGGAGAAAATCCTCCAACAggccgtgtcgactcaggactcTTCATTTGATAGGATTCTTGTCAAGTCTTTGAGTGAAGCGCTTCTCCACAGATGTAATGAGGCATTGAGGGCAGCCTCAAGAACATCAGTCAAAACCACCGGGCCTAAGGCTTTTCCACTGGCTGAGGATGTGAGGGCTAGCAGCGGGAAACTATCTTTTCTACAAAGGCTGGTCAGGCTGACAAGCAACTTAAAG CTATTCAAGAAGGGGAACAAGAAGGATTCCCACCGCTCTGAATCAGAACAAGTACAGACCACTGCTGAAGATGGCATGC tGCCCAGCATAGTGCCACATGCTGCCATGTCTGCACTGCCAAAGGATCTCCCCGCCAGCTCCCAACAGGAGACGCCTCATAAACGTCCACTTCTCGTCAGGATGTTTTCTGCCATCTCCAAAGGCCTGTTCAAGCCCTTCAAACAGTCCTTAAAGACCAAGTAA
- the LOC118964889 gene encoding uncharacterized protein LOC118964889 isoform X2, which translates to MSHFQPHPLITWAKVMEVFCAWSGCSETQAYPENLRIHKVYRVVYKNLLEEFGSEKILQQAVSTQDSSFDRILVKSLSEALLHRCNEALRAASRTSVKTTGPKAFPLAEDVRASSGKLSFLQRLVRLTSNLKLFKKGNKKDSHRSESEQVQTTAEDGMLPSIVPHAAMSALPKDLPASSQQETPHKRPLLVRMFSAISKGLFKPFKQSLKTK; encoded by the exons ATGTCACACTTCCAACCCCATCCTCTGATAACTTGGGC TAAAGTTATGGAGGTcttctgtgcatggtcaggctgctctgagacaCAAGCCTATCCAGAGAACTTGAGGATTCATAAAGTCTACAGAGTCGTCTATAAAAATCTGTTGGAGGAGTTTGGCTCGGAGAAAATCCTCCAACAggccgtgtcgactcaggactcTTCATTTGATAGGATTCTTGTCAAGTCTTTGAGTGAAGCGCTTCTCCACAGATGTAATGAGGCATTGAGGGCAGCCTCAAGAACATCAGTCAAAACCACCGGGCCTAAGGCTTTTCCACTGGCTGAGGATGTGAGGGCTAGCAGCGGGAAACTATCTTTTCTACAAAGGCTGGTCAGGCTGACAAGCAACTTAAAG CTATTCAAGAAGGGGAACAAGAAGGATTCCCACCGCTCTGAATCAGAACAAGTACAGACCACTGCTGAAGATGGCATGC tGCCCAGCATAGTGCCACATGCTGCCATGTCTGCACTGCCAAAGGATCTCCCCGCCAGCTCCCAACAGGAGACGCCTCATAAACGTCCACTTCTCGTCAGGATGTTTTCTGCCATCTCCAAAGGCCTGTTCAAGCCCTTCAAACAGTCCTTAAAGACCAAGTAA